One window from the genome of Synechococcus sp. PROS-7-1 encodes:
- a CDS encoding alpha/beta fold hydrolase produces MLLNRVHMRTLQDLLPLLVLAGLTSSVQAVAGDVEGLQWGPCRLERLAKQGFDCSTLKRPLRHRNPNGPQVDLAVFRLPATGPADQKIGTLFFNPGGPGQSGHGSAWKGLLLPDAIRRSFDFITWDPRGIGQSSPALENCSVGMPQRPAIGRVTWDQVLMTRQQQLAEANRDCIVRHRELIQGMGTVETVHDLEALRASVGDPTLTFWGVSYGTVIGSTYAALFPNRVRALVLDGNVSPWLDLVGLSQSSLAPDDSLRFFLQSNPDLSFKFHRALKSLERQSLRLPDGSIYTRWDFLDRLIQFLPISRLAGSYGRTLIVTVDQALFSSGTQRAEALADLQQPVFRSEPVDGNAAAGFAAVVCQDFPQRPDMQSQRRGLSELTRRAPVYGGSLAVNFLAICSGYEELPASASIPRAPFNGLNVSGLITGSSWDGATPWQWSTEMARAFPSMRTLQVVGNEHGIYLNAQSNCVESAVTDYLLTARVPEQDQVCAYEPAKDLQALP; encoded by the coding sequence ATGCTGCTGAACAGAGTGCACATGCGGACTCTGCAGGATTTACTCCCGTTGCTTGTGTTGGCGGGATTGACATCGTCTGTTCAGGCAGTAGCAGGCGATGTGGAGGGGTTGCAGTGGGGGCCATGTCGGCTGGAGAGGCTTGCCAAGCAGGGCTTTGATTGCTCCACCTTGAAGCGACCGCTTCGCCATAGGAATCCAAACGGGCCTCAGGTTGACCTGGCTGTGTTCCGGTTGCCGGCTACCGGGCCTGCTGATCAGAAAATTGGAACGTTGTTTTTCAATCCCGGAGGCCCCGGACAATCGGGCCACGGCAGTGCCTGGAAAGGGCTGTTGCTACCTGATGCCATCCGTCGCTCGTTTGATTTCATCACCTGGGACCCGCGTGGCATTGGTCAGTCTTCGCCCGCACTTGAGAATTGCTCGGTGGGCATGCCCCAGCGACCGGCCATTGGCAGGGTCACCTGGGATCAGGTGCTGATGACCCGACAGCAGCAGTTGGCTGAGGCCAACCGGGACTGCATCGTGAGACATCGGGAGCTCATTCAGGGCATGGGGACTGTGGAGACAGTCCATGACCTTGAAGCCTTGCGGGCATCGGTCGGTGACCCGACACTCACGTTCTGGGGTGTTTCCTACGGAACCGTCATCGGCTCGACCTATGCCGCGCTGTTCCCAAACCGGGTCAGAGCTCTTGTGCTTGATGGCAACGTGAGCCCTTGGCTGGATTTAGTCGGCCTGAGTCAGTCCAGTCTCGCCCCGGATGACAGTCTCCGTTTTTTCTTGCAGTCCAACCCAGACCTGTCGTTCAAATTTCATCGCGCGTTGAAGTCGCTCGAGCGCCAGTCGTTGCGGCTGCCCGATGGCTCGATTTACACGCGCTGGGATTTTTTGGATCGCCTCATTCAGTTCCTCCCAATTTCACGCTTGGCAGGAAGTTATGGACGCACGCTGATCGTGACCGTGGATCAGGCCCTGTTCAGCAGCGGAACGCAACGGGCGGAAGCGCTGGCGGATCTTCAGCAACCTGTTTTTCGGAGTGAGCCCGTGGATGGGAACGCTGCAGCAGGATTCGCTGCTGTTGTCTGTCAGGACTTTCCGCAGCGTCCTGACATGCAATCTCAACGCCGTGGTCTGTCGGAACTGACGCGTCGCGCTCCTGTTTACGGGGGATCGCTGGCTGTGAATTTTCTTGCCATCTGCAGTGGCTATGAGGAGCTGCCGGCCAGCGCGTCCATTCCACGTGCTCCATTCAATGGCCTCAATGTTTCCGGATTGATCACTGGATCGAGCTGGGATGGGGCAACTCCCTGGCAATGGTCGACGGAGATGGCCCGAGCGTTCCCTTCAATGAGGACGTTGCAGGTTGTCGGGAATGAACACGGCATCTATCTCAACGCTCAGTCGAATTGTGTGGAGAGCGCTGTCACCGACTATTTGTTGACGGCCAGGGTTCCTGAGCAGGATCAGGTTTGTGCCTACGAGCCCGCTAAAGATCTGCAGGCTTTGCCTTAG
- a CDS encoding class II aldolase/adducin family protein → MPEQALREQMVVLARRMNASGLNQGTSGNLSARIPGGLLITPSSLPYEQMESDDLVAIDFNGSLSAESRRRPSSEWRLHADVLAARPELQAVLHCHPIHGTALACHDRGIPPFHYMTAVAGGDDIRCAPYATFGTKDLSRFTVEAMADRKACLLARHGLVTAGESLDQALSIAVEVETLARMYLQALQLGEPPLLSSEQMEAVHAQFRGLHYGQSHGLSQ, encoded by the coding sequence ATGCCTGAACAGGCGCTGCGTGAGCAGATGGTGGTGTTGGCAAGGCGTATGAATGCCTCGGGGCTTAACCAGGGCACCTCCGGCAATCTTTCCGCCCGCATTCCCGGTGGCTTGCTGATCACACCCAGCTCGTTGCCTTACGAGCAGATGGAGTCTGATGATTTGGTGGCGATCGATTTCAATGGATCGCTTTCGGCCGAGAGTCGTCGGCGCCCTTCGTCCGAATGGCGCCTGCACGCGGATGTGCTTGCGGCTCGGCCAGAGCTTCAGGCGGTGTTGCATTGCCATCCGATCCATGGAACTGCGCTTGCCTGTCACGATCGGGGCATTCCCCCGTTCCACTACATGACTGCGGTTGCCGGCGGCGACGACATCCGCTGTGCGCCCTACGCCACCTTCGGTACGAAGGATCTCTCGCGGTTCACGGTGGAGGCAATGGCCGATCGGAAGGCCTGCCTCTTGGCCAGGCATGGTCTTGTGACTGCCGGTGAAAGCCTTGATCAGGCCTTGAGCATCGCAGTGGAGGTGGAGACTTTGGCTCGGATGTACCTGCAGGCTCTTCAGCTCGGGGAACCGCCTTTGCTGAGCTCGGAACAGATGGAGGCGGTTCATGCCCAGTTCCGTGGACTCCATTACGGCCAGTCGCATGGACTGTCCCAGTGA